One window of Lacerta agilis isolate rLacAgi1 chromosome 14, rLacAgi1.pri, whole genome shotgun sequence genomic DNA carries:
- the HIRIP3 gene encoding HIRA-interacting protein 3 — protein sequence MAADPAELQSMEAFVRALFQEKPDLSILTNAMVRKKYLLHAGRKSMAKEQKEQLKQLVEQELDRMEEDDTANAVEFVAEFKTHVNSTSQKRPRCNFDTSGEELEIQELKKQRTGTMLEVESDDEDSGIDSKKIPLHCDPKHVGAGKSSSSSDQRDSGAEGQVGGSESDGQIAKKIKREGPQRGKGSKPTRGQQSRRQRERSGSESKETTEEEQSDLEEIRKQKAAKGQRIESESDFEQELSNYMPQKKKGFGKQQKRTETVDKGKNRNMDEQRIKKEEESEEDMELPKAQKMCKGGRIDWSESEEEMKGSGGGKAQNRPRRRHLKDQGESESEDESESDSEEGQPSRQNKMRRNSKQSRESVRAEELGRDSDSAGGKSWTKKEMHNAARGASEKWSHNSESDSEDDGEFKRQASKGMKKTHKRKELEEKKQGKHKLPKRSTSREESESETNECKSSEQKRKGTKKPSSSKDESCSETEEMERGKSKSKMSGSSDKSEDGSEEWGSGKRRKKRELKKKGKSVSGSEYSSEEESLIKKGERSQTMHTIAEKDLETDSEDSGSELVGRKKGQQKTGMQKPQRRREVNSSSGDEDDPRSSKRKGKDKEHHSRKHEEHSSIRRLKRYIRECGAHRNYKKLLSGCHSRKAQLKVLKEELENLGLKGAPSLAKCKALKQKREVAAEIASLDLCNIIATQGRPRRQNVWSLYSKPKQLGSPEDSPIHSPVRDWSHLKGVISSDGESD from the exons ATGGCAGCGGATCCCGCGGAGCTGCAGAGCATGGAAGCCTTCGTCAGGGCTCTTTTCCAGGAAAAGCCCGATCTCAG CATCCTCACGAATGCTATGGTCCGGAAGAAATATCTCCTCCATGCCGGGCGGAAGAGTATGGCTAAAGAGCAAAAGGAGCAACTCAAGCAGCTGGTGGAACAAGAGTTAGACCGGATGGAG GAGGATGATACCGCAAATGCCGTAGAGTTCGTGGCAGAATTCAAGACTCACGTCAACTCCACGAGCCAGAAGCGACCTCGCTGCAACTTTGATACCTCTGGCGAGGAGTTAGAAATCCAAGAGCTGAAGAAGCAGCGAACTGGAACCATGCTAG AAGTCGAGTCTGATGATGAAGATTCTGGGATTGATTCCAAGAAGATACCACTCCATTGTGACCCTAAGCATGTTGGAGCTGGGAAATCTTCTAGTTCCTCCGACCAACGAGATTCCGGAGCAGAAGGGCAGGTTGGCGGATCTGAGAGTGATGGGCAAATTGCAAAGAAGATAAAGAGGGAAGGACCCCAGAGGGGAAAAGGTAGCAAACCAACCAGGGGGCAGCAGAGCAGGAGACAGAGAGAACGATCAGGGAGTGAGTCAAAGGAGACAACAGAAGAAGAACAGAGTGACCTTGAAGAGATTAGAAAACAGAAGGCAGCAAAAGGCCAAAGAATTGAATCAGAGAGTGACTTTGAACAAGAGCTAAGCAACTACATGCCCCAGAAAAAGAAAGGGTTTGGCAAACAACAGAAGCGGACTGAGACAGTGGACAAAGGAAAGAACAGAAATATGGATGAGCAAaggataaaaaaggaagaagagtcgGAAGAGGACATGGAGCTGCCCAAGGCACAAAAAATGTGCAAGGGGGGAAGAATTGATTGGAGTGAGAGTGAAGAGGAGATGAAGGGCAGTGGCGGGGGAAAGGCTCAGAACAGGCCAAGACGAAGACATTTGAAGGATCAaggtgagagtgagagtgaggaTGAATCAGAGAGCGATTCAGAGGAAGGGCAGCCCAGCAGGCAAAACAAGATGAGGAGAAATAGTAAACAAAGCAGGGAAAGTGTGAGGGCAGAGGAGCTGGGGAGGGATTCAGACAGTGCCGGAGGCAAAAGTTGGACGAAGAAGGAAATGCACAACGCAGCAAGGGGGGCAAGTGAGAAATGGAGCCATAACTCAGAGAGCGATTCTGAAGACGATGGGGAGTTCAAGAGGCAGGCCAGCAAAGGAATGAAAAAGACACACAAGAGGAAGGAACTGGAGGAGAAAAAGCAGGGAAAGCATAAGCTTCCCAAGCGAAGCACAAGCAGGGAAGAATCGGAAAGCGAGACAAATGAGTGTAAGAGCtcagagcaaaaaagaaaagggaccAAGAAGCCCAGCAGTAGCAAAGATGAATCGTGCAGTGAGACAGAGGAGATGGAAAGGGGCAAAAGCAAATCCAAGATGTCTGGGAGCAGTGACAAATCAGAGGATGGGTCAGAAGAGTGGGGAAGTGGGAAgcggagaaagaaaagagagcttAAAAAGAAGGGCAAGAGTGTGTCTGGGAGCGAATATAGCTCAGAGGAAGAGTCGCTGATAAAGAAAGGAGAGAGGTCCCAGACAATGCATACCATCGCTGAAAAGGATCTGGAGACAGATTCAGAGGACAGTGGAAGTGAATTGGTGGGAAGGAAAAAAGGCCAGCAGAAGACGGGAATGCAGAAGCCCCAAAGAAGGAGGGAAGTGAATTCAAGCTCAGGAGATGAAGATGACCCCCGTTCTTCCAAACGCAAAGGAAAG GACAAAGAGCATCACTCCAGGAAGCATGAGGAGCACTCTTCAATCCGACGCCTGAAACGCTACATCCGGGAGTGCGGTGCCCATCGGAATTACAAGAAGCTGCTTAGCGGTTGCCACTCCCGCAAAGCTCAGTTGAAGGTGCTCAAAGAGGAGCTGGAAAACCTCGGCCTGAAGG GGGCACCATCTCTGGCCAAGTGCAAGGCCTTGAAGCAGAAGCGGGAAGTGGCCGCCGAAATTGCTTCGCTTGATCTCTGCAACATCATAGCCACACAAG GCCGCCCAAGGCGTCAAAATGTCTGGAGTCTCTACAGCAAGCCTAAGCAGCTCGGCTCCCCAGAAGATTCACCCATCCACAGTCCTGTTAGGGACTGGTCCCACCTTAAAGGTGTCATCAGTTCAGATGGGGAAAGCGATTGA
- the LOC117058290 gene encoding dual specificity protein phosphatase 14-like produces the protein MYAEPSAMNFRNHGFFRRSPPPSVAKPSSPAAGNTLSVLGGIAQISPCLYLSSGNAASNRHMVYSRAVTCVVNATMEIPNANWPDIDYVKVPVPDLPHAPLSLYFDSVADRIHQTGKKNGRTLVHCVAGVSRSASLCIAYLMKYHRLSLLDAHEWVKSRRPVVRPNVGFWRQLIEYERKLFGKNTVKMVPSPIGLVPDIYEKETRGLVPLWNFR, from the coding sequence ATGTACGCTGAACCATCTGCCATGAATTTCCGGAACCACGGCTTCTTCCGCCGTTCTCCGCCTCCTTCTGTGGCCAAGCCTTCTTCCCCTGCCGCTGGGAACACTCTGTCCGTCTTAGGAGGCATCGCTCAGATCTCCCCTTGCCTCTACCTCTCCTCTGGCAATGCTGCGTCCAACAGGCACATGGTCTACTCCAGGGCAGTGACTTGTGTCGTGAACGCCACCATGGAAATCCCCAACGCCAACTGGCCAGATATTGACTACGTCAAGGTGCCTGTCCCTGACCTCCCTCACGCTCCGCTGTCCTTGTACTTTGACTCTGTGGCCGACAGGATACACCAGACGGGGAAGAAGAACGGAAGAACCCTTGTCCATTGCGTGGCAGGGGTCAGTAGATCTGCCTCCCTCTGTATTGCCTACTTGATGAAATACCACCGGTTGAGCCTCTTGGACGCCCACGAGTGGGTGAAGAGCAGGCGACCCGTCGTCAGGCCCAATGTCGGCTTCTGGAGACAACTCATTGAGTACGAACGCAAGCTGTTTGGCAAGAACACCGTCAAGATGGTGCCCTCACCCATTGGCTTGGTCCCAGATATCTACGAGAAAGAGACCCGGGGGCTGGTCCCCCTGTGGAACTTCAGATAG